A stretch of the Odontesthes bonariensis isolate fOdoBon6 chromosome 5, fOdoBon6.hap1, whole genome shotgun sequence genome encodes the following:
- the cnot3a gene encoding CCR4-NOT transcription complex subunit 3a isoform X6 has translation MADKRKLQGEIDRCLKKVAEGVEQFEDIWQKLHNAANANQKEKYEADLKKEIKKLQRLRDQIKTWVASNEIKDKRQLVDNRKLIETQMERFKVVERETKTKAYSKEGLGLAQKVDPAQREKEETGQWLTSTIDTLNMQVDQFESEVESLSVQTRKKKGDKEKQDRIEELKRLIERHRYHIRMLETILRMLDNDSIAVDSIQKIKDDVEYYIDSSQDPDFEENEFLYDDLDLEDIPAALVATSPSGQGNIEDDMYLHSSSTPTSTTSSSPIPPSPATCTAENSEDDKKRGRSTDSEVSQSPVKNGTPSLLSSFSSSTTSGSSSSSSLVSMASVVGGIPSVPTSSSLIGSFSNAVQQHQHQSAQLQQQSQTSNQSQQQQPPQAKPSVPSNNTPSPPSNPLLPTSTVPSLPTPSTPSSSAPNSQSQLTSGPSVSSLGLGMGLDLRKGSMTGTSTANQMPSLGLGGHPTPLNTMASLISVSTPAPYAQAAASGGLGLSSITQASISVESSTSIPTSGSSGVTTNGAGTGLGLLGSSPAHSSLSGSILGLVPGQSVAPGTSQVPPSSASTTPGVVGLMGGNGGSVGVVGAVGVNAAPARPPSGLKQNGSTSYSAVVAESSTESALSTPSQSQSSQPSSLSSSTSQPMDNGPSLISSITLPPSSPSPSFSDSTPGGGSLLNGPHSYTQASEGLKAPEPLSSLKAMAERAALGSGLDGEIANLHLTDRGRNDIFSSSSAAPGTPAAPQPSVSEVSIPPSLGVCPLGPTPLPKDQLYQQAMQESAWTHMPHPSDSERIRQYLMRNPCPTLPYHHQVPPHHSDSIEFYQRLSTETLFFIFYYLEGTKAQYLSAKALKKQSWRFHTKYMMWFQRHEEPKTITDEFEQGTYIYFDYEKWGQRKKEGFTFEYRYLEDRDLQ, from the exons ATGGCTGACAAGAGAAAACTTCAAG GTGAGATCGATAGATGTTTGAAAAAAGTAGCGGAAGGTGTGGAACAGTTTGAAGATATTTGGCAAAAG CTCCACAACGCAGCCAATGCAAACCAGAAGGAAAAATACGAGGCTGACCTCAAGAAAGAGATAAAGAAACTACAG CGATTGAGAGATCAGATAAAAACATGGGTGGCTTCAAACGAGATCAAAGACAAAAGGCAGCTAGTTGACAACCGCAAACTTATAGAGACG CAAATGGAGCGGTTCAAAGTGGTGGAACGTGAAACTAAAACAAAAGCCTATTCTAAAGAAGGCTTGGGGCTCGCTCAGAAGGTGGATCCAGCTCAGAGGGAAAAGGAGGAAACGGGACAGTGGCTAACG AGTACGATAGACACTCTAAATATGCAGGTGGATCAGTTTGAGAGTGAAGTGGAATCTCTTTCAGTTCAGACGCGAAAGAAAAAGGGCGATAAGGAG AAGCAAGATCGTATCGAGGAGCTGAAGCGGTTGATTGAGAGACATCGATATCACATTCGCATGTTGGAGACCATTTTACGAATGCTGGATAATGACTCTATAGCAGTGGATTCAATTCAAAAGATCAAGGATGATGTAGAGTACTACATTGATTCCTCCCAAGATCCGGACTTTGAGGAGAATGAGTTCCTGTATGATGACTTAGACCTGGAAGACATCC ctgcagcatTAGTTGCAACTTCTCCATCGGGTCAAGGCAACATTGAAGATGACATGTATCTCCACTCTAGCAGCACTCCCACCTCCACCACCTCTTCTTCACCTATCCCTCCTTCCCCGGCCACTTGTACTGCC GAGAACTCAGAAGACGATAAGAAGAGGGGACGGTCGACAGACAGTGAAGTTAGTCAG tcgcCTGTGAAGAACGGCACCCCATCCTTgctctcctccttctcttcttccACCACTTCCGggtcctcttcatcctcctccctcGTGTCCATGGCGAGTGTTGTCGGAGGCATTCCCTCGGTTCCTACGAGCAGCAGTCTTATAGGAAGTTTCAGCAATGCAGTGCAGCAACATCAGCATCAGTCTGCACAGCTGCAGCAACAATCTCAAACATCAAACCAGtcgcaacagcagcagcctcctCAGGCAAAACCTTCTGTCCCTTCAAACAACACCCCCAGCCCGCCCAGCAACCCTCTTCTGCCAACATCCACTGTCCCATCTCTCCCTACACCCAGCACACCCAGTTCATCAGCTCCCAACTCTCAGTCTCAGCTCACATCTGGGCCCTCGGTATCCAGTTTGGGACTCGGCATGGGGCTGGATTTAAGAAAAGGCAGCATGACGGGGACCAGCACTGCCAACCAAATGCCAAGTTTAGGCCTCGGTGGCCACCCCACTCCTTTAAATACGATGGCAAGCCTAATTTCAGTGTCCACACCTGCCCCTTATGCTCAGGCAGCAGCATCAGGAGGCTTGGGTCTGAGCAGCATCACTCAGGCCAGCATTTCAGTGGAGAGCAGCACTTCCATCCccacctctggctccagtggAGTCACCACCAATGGGGCAGGGACTGGGCTTGGCTTGTTAGGATCCAGCCCGGCCCACAGCTCACTGAGTGGCAGTATTTTGGGTCTGGTCCCTGGGCAGAGTGTGGCCCCTGGTACATCTCAGGTGCCTCCAAGTTCTGCAAGCACTACCCCCGGAGTAGTTGGCTTGATGGGAGGCAATGGAGGAAGCGTCGGTGTGGTTGGAGCAGTAGGAGTGAATGCTGCTCCTGCAAGACCGCCAAGTGGACTGAAGCAAAATGGAAGCACAA GTTACAGTGCTGTAGTGGCAGAGAGCTCCACAGAATCAGCTCTAAGCACACCGAGCCAGTCACAAAGCAGCCAACCCTCGTCTCTCAGCTCCTCAACCAGTCAGCC GATGGACAATGGTCCCAGCTTAATCAGCTCCATCACCCTGCCCCCCAGCTCTCCGTCCCCCTCTTTCTCAGACAGCACACCCGGCGGAGGGAGTCTTCTCAACGGACCCCACTCCTACACGCAAGCTTCCGAGGGCCTCAAG GCTCCAGAGCCCCTCAGTTCTCTGAAGGCGATGGCTGAGAGAGCAGCGCTGGGATCAGGCCTGGATGGGGAGATAGCCAACCTGCATCTAACCGACAGAGGTCGGAACG ATATCTTCTCTAGTTCGTCGGCAGCGCCTGGTACACCCGCCGCCCCTCAGCCGTCCGTGTCGGAGGTCAGCATTCCCCCCTCGCTCGGCGTCTGTCCGCTGGGCCCAACTCCTCTCCCAAAAGACCAGCTCTACCAGCAGGCCATGCAAGAGTCTGCATGGACACACATGCCACACCCCTCTGACTCTGAGAGGATCAG ACAATACCTGATGAGGAATCCATGCCCCACTTTGCCCTACCACCATCAGGTACCGCCACACCACTCTGACTCCATAGAGTTCTACCAGAGACTGTCAACAGAAACTCTCTTCTTCATCTTCTACTACCTGGAG GGCACCAAAGCTCAGTATCTATCTGCCAAGGCTCTGAAGAAACAGTCATGGAGGTTTCACACCAAGTACATGATGTGGTTCCAGAGGCACGAGGAGCCCAAGACTATCACTGATGAGTTTGAACAG GGCACTTACATTTACTTTGACTATGAAAAATGGGGCCAGAGGAAGAAGGAGGGGTTCACCTTCGAGTACAGGTACCTCGAAGACCGAGACCTGCAGTGA